A region of the Oryzias melastigma strain HK-1 unplaced genomic scaffold, ASM292280v2 sc00624, whole genome shotgun sequence genome:
TCCACTAATAAGTAAAagaattgaccaaaaacaacttttgtggagtgttttcttccaTTGCTtctgttgttaaccacaaaataaagaatcttaaaacaggtaaagtctcagtgaaaaatgaaataaaaaaagtgggaTAGACCATTTTTGGCTTCAGCAATAATGAACatatgtttttaagatgttttattttttaattctttctaaAGGCAagaattatttcaaaaaattgcatcaccataaaatgcaattttcaaacagctcacaagtgagttgtgctatttttagaagagacctgcgggcgactTATGTGGTGCTTGAGGGCGACCTGGCGCCCATGGGTgccgtgttggtgacccctgttcCAGACCACCAGCACCAATCAATGCAAATGACTTCCCCAATGATAATCATtaattatcatcagaaaaaaatacatcaactacTTTAGTCAAttgaaaaatatccaaaatacattcatttaaaaaaagaacatttgtgcagattgttttaattaaagatcAGTCTTAAATCACACTTTaggagaaagaggaaaaaatcaaaaatatgttcagattattttaattgaaaaaataaaaacagtgataGATCACAGTTTAGGAAACTAAGTCTAGCAACAGGATCAAGGCCAAAGTAatccttcttctgctgctgttttacaGCTGTGAACGAAGTTCATGAGTTCTCCTCATTGTTATGACTGCAGACTTTGTTTGTCTGGTCCATTGACCTTCAGCTGATATCTTATCAAGTAAATTGTGTTCAAATTATCTGCAGGTCAGCTGAAAATCGGGTCAAAGTTCACCTTTAGAAGTGGTAAATTCTAGGCGTCATTGAGCTGGCGCGGGCCATGAaaagcactttataaataaagatttgatttgatttgatttccagTGGCTTAGCCAGGTCCAGTCGACTgagtggtttgacaaagatccTGGAGGTCAAACCAAAGTACTTTGGATCTGTCATCTCCTCTgtattaattaacatttttaggtgctttaccaaaaaaaaatatttttaaaaacatttcaactttaGTTGCAATTTTCccaaaagctgctgcaacatcaggcgttttagaccacaacaatcataaatatcagccacaaaatcctggagggtctgagtAAATGTAACTACAAATGTTAGAACAAAGTCActataaatatgtttacatgatatttttgttatttcttttgaCAGTGATGTTATCAGGGATTGACTTGGTTGTGTAATATTCTAGCTGTGACTTTGTGAACTGATCTGACTCAAGTTAGTTTTANNNNNNNNNNNNNNNNNNNNNNNNNNNNNNNNNNNNNNNNNNNNNNNNNNNNNNNNNNNNNNNNNNNNNNNNNNNNNNNNNNNNNNNNNNNNNNNNNNNNNNNNNNNNNNNNNNNNNNNNNNNNNNNNNNNNNNNNNNNNNNNNNNNNNNNNNNNNNNNNNNNNNNNNNNNNNNNNNNNNNNNNNNNNNNNNNNNNNNNNNNNNNNNNNNNNNNNNNNNNNNNNNNNNNNNNNNNNNNNNNNNNNNNNNNNNNNNNNNNNNNNNNNNNNNNNNNNNNNNNNNNNNNNNNNNNNNNNNNNNNNNNNNNNNNNNNNNNNNNNNNNNNNNNNNNNNNNNNNNNNNNNNNNNNNNNNNNNNNNNNNNNNNNNNNNNNNNNNNNNNNNNNNNNNNNNNNNNNNNNNNNNNNNNNNNNNNNNNNNNNNNNNNNNNNNNNNNNNNNNNNNNNNNNNNNNNNNNNNNNNNNNNNNNNNNNNNNNNNNNNNNNNNNNNNNNNNNNNNNNNNNNNNNNNNNNNNNNNNNNNNNNNNNNNNNNNNNNACCTCTGGATAACcacacgacctgcagcagccaatcagatccctgctGCGTGTATTGACATggtgacagaggtcagagggttcaatgatccacagaaggaggagtacttcaggaagAGATTCAGAGACAAAAAGCAGGCCAGCAGgatcatctcccacatcaagagatcccgaagcctccacatcatgtgccacatcccagtcttctgctggatcactgctacagttctggaggatctgctgaagagcggagagggaggagagctgcccaagagcctgactgagatgtacatccacttcctggtggttcaggccaaagtcaagaagatcaagtatgatggaggagctgagacagatcctcactggagtccagagagcaggaagatgatggagtctctgggaaaactggcttttgagcagctgcagaaaggaaacctgatcttctatgaaaccgacctgacagagtgtggcatcgatatcagagcagcctcagtgtactcaggagtgttcacacagatctttagagaggagagaggcctgtaccaggacaaggtgttctgcttcatccatctgagtgttcaggagtttctggctgctcttcatgtccACCTGACCTTCATCAACTCTGGACTCAACCTCATGGAGgaagaacaacagaaaaagtcttggttttctacattttttgaaaacagtCCAGTCCAGTTCTACCAGAGTGCTGTGAATATGGCTTTACAGAGTCCAACCGGACACCTGGATTTgttcctccgcttcctcctgggtctttcaCTGCAGACCAATCAGAGTCTCCTACGAGGTCTGACGACTAagacaggaagtagctcacagaccaatcagaaaacagtccagttcatcaagaagaagatcagtgaggatctgtctgcagagaaaagcatcaacctgttccactgtctgaatgaactgaatgatggttctctAGTGAAGGGGATCCAACAGTTCCTGAGTTCAGGACGTCTGTCCACAGATaaactgtctcctgctcagtggtctgctctggccttcatcttactgtcatcagaaGATGATCTGCAAGAGTTTGacctaaagaaatactctgcttcagaggaggctcttctGAAGATGCTGTCAGTGATCAAAGCCTCCAACAAAGCTCTGTAAGAACTCTCATGAAAATCACCTTCAGTGAACAAATGAAtctgagtgaaaaacaaaagtttcaataactgctgtctgtctctgttttcttcagactgGATAACTGTAatctgtcagagagaagctgtgcagctctgtcttcagttctcagctctcagtcctccagactcagagatctggatctgagtttcaacaagctgcaggattcaggagtgaagcttctgtctgctggactggagagtccacACTGTAAACTGGAGACTCTCAGGTCAGATTTCATTCAACTGTTTACCAGGTTCTCTCTGTTTGTCTCTGTTTCAGAAGAAAGTGTAAGATgtaagtgaagaaaaaaaaataagaggacTGTAACATATgtctaaaacaacaacaatatgcTAGAGTTGTTCTTTACCTGATGGTTACAAATGTTATCCTGGGTTTTTCACACCAGACTAAAAAGGAGAACCTAAGTCCATCCAGGTGTGGAGTTCTGGGATGAATTCATGTTCTCTGTgttctttgaaagaaaacacaaatcaatCAAAGAACTGCAGATTTAAATGGACAAATAGCTGCAGTACATTCTTGACCCACAGAAATCTGCTAGAACTCCagcagataaaacaaataacCACAGATGATCAGTGATGTCTGTTCTTATAAGTTCCATTTGtggcataaatataaatatctaatatttagcattgaaattaaattaattacctgtagaaacattaaaatgaataaaatttcaaataaaataatttcttataaTAAAGTATTTAGAGTCATGTTGATTTCAAAGaccacaaacatttatagaaatagaaatatagtttttttttttttcattatttgaagAAAGACTTAAACAATGCACCGATTTCCTTCACTGAGCACCAGCTGTTTCTGATCACCTGATCactgtttcccacaatgcattgttttgtagtcatttaGGCGACACAGTCAGTGCAGAACCAAATTTCCAGCTGTGCTCGCTTAGGTAGGCACCTTTTATCTGCTCCTTTCATGCAATAGTTTTATGATGATTGACATCACaagaacaaaatgtattattaaactttatttatcagaaaaaaatgaaattaatttattagaaaacaatcaaaagcaaaaaagacactcatgtaacattttttttccaagtcaagTTTTTATTGCGTTTTAACATCAAATAATATTACACAGATAATATATGCAGCATTTCATAAGTCAAGTTCttgaaaaaaaggggggggggggtgccaCTGTCACCTAATAAACATAACCTCGGACAGCGTGGTACTATTTTTCCCAACCAATGACTGAGAATATTCaaaatttttgaccaaaaacattcAATAGAAGAGCATTTCCACAAACAATGCATGAAGGTTCCAGCctctttttgacatttccaaCATCGTGAATTGTTTTTATAAGACCCATTCTGTGTAATTTTACTGGAGTCCAATAATACCTctgtaatattttatattgtgtAAGTTGACCTTTACATTCCCTTacaaattttccattttcagaCAATAGTTTTAaccattcttcattttttaacacaacacCAGTATCctttttccataaagttttcAGTGCATTACAGTCATCACAAAGTGCATGATTTATTCTTCTACAAAAAACCGAGGCACTATGATGTTGAGATGGTAGTACCAAAAAATCAAGGATAGGGTTGTCTCCTACATGTTGGGATAGTAATTTAATACAGTTCCTTATCTGTAAATATTTCCAAAAGTGTCCATTCCCTCTCAAATCATATTTATGAATTAAATCATTATAAGACATGAACACATCATTCTCATAAAGGTTACTCagtgtaaatattttatgattgtaCCAGCTTTTCCAATACACTGTTGTCTTCCCAATACGAATTGCTAGGTTTTTCCAAATAGATGATATATGGTTGTTTATAATGTGACAGTTTAGACAACTTATGTATTTTTATCCAGGTTTCCTTAGAATGCAGCATGACACGGTTATGTAGTTTATTTGAAGACTGAGAGAGGTATTCAATAGGTGTAAATGGATGGGATAACAATTTTTCAATCATGACCTAATCCGGCTGATCTTGTCCCGTCCAATGTCGGGCAATCTTTGACATCTCAAAAGAAATATGATACAACCTGGGGTCAGGTAAACCTAAACCCCCCTTATCCCGAGGTGAACATAGCTTGGCGAGTTTAattctagctttttttccctcccaaaGGAATTGCTTAATTAGTGCATCATATTGAGTGAATATAGATGGTGGTACTGTTAATGGCAGCATcatcaaaagataattaaaCTGTGGTGAGATCACCATTTTGATTACATTTACTTTACCAAAAAGGGATAGATTAaggttttcccatttttttaaattaatttggaTTTTCTGTAATGTTGGCTTAAAGTTTAATACTGCAATTTCTTCCACTTCTCTGCTCAGTTTAATACCCAAGTATGTCATCCCCTGTGGAATCCATTTGAAGCCGAAACTTGTCATCAAACTTCCACTGCTGGTATCAGATATAGGCATTGCTTCAGATTTGTTCCAGTTAATTTTATATCCGGAAATATTGGAATAAGATTGTATTGTGGTCATTAAATGAAGCATTGATTGATTTGGATCTTTTAGTAGGATTAATATATCATCGGcataaagtaacaatttgtgctGTTTACCACCCCCCTTTATGCCTCTAATATTGCTGTGTCCTCTTATGGCGACTCCCAACAGCTCCAgggataaattaaataataaaggtGAGAGAGGACACCCTTGTCTCGTGCCTCTTTGTAAACTAAAGAAGGGTGAGATCACTCTATTGGTTAGTACAGATGCTCTTGGACTGttatataacattttaaccCATTTAATGAATGATGcagaaaatccaaaatttgaaagcgtaaaaaataaaaattcccaTTGGACTCGGTCAAAAGCCTTCTCTGCATCAAGAGAGAGGGCAACAATGGGGTCGGTTTCCTCGCGATTCATACTAATTAAATGCAATAATCTTCTCATGTTGTCCGTTGGCAATCTATTTTTCATAAATCCATCTTGGTCtgtatgggtttttttttttgaactttttattttcattttttttcaaacaacacacacaaaacaagcaACACAAGCAAAGCAAACAACACAAACCAAACATTCCCAATGACGAGATTTGTTCAACAGTGTATCCACGATTCTAGGAGTATGTCACAAGACAGGGCTATTAAAGCATTACAAgcaggaaatatttaaatagagtAGATATATAAACAgagctacattaaaaaaaaaaaaaaaaatcataaaatgattCACAACCCCAAATAGAATTTAACCATGTGCCATCTTTgatcaaaaacattcatttttatttgtaaggaTGCTGTCATTTTTTCCATTGTGTAAACTTGTTTTACTCTCTGTTTCCATTCATTTACCGAGGCTGGTGTAACATTTTTCCAATTGGCAGTTATACTTTTCTTAGCAACCAAAATTAATATATGCAAAATATATGCTAAATCCGCATGAAAATCAGGAGGTATATAAccaagtaaataaaacataggATTATCAGGAATCTCTCGTTTTACAATTTTCTCAATTTCCTTCTTAATACCTTTCCAATATCCAGTAATTACAGGACAGTCAAAAAAGATGTGTGTGTGATCCTCTATTTTCCCACAATTTCTCCAACACAGGGCTGCTGTCGGATCTTTAACAAAAGTAGAAATTATAGATGGAGTATgaaaaagcctcatttttacTTTCCAATCAAATACTTTCCATAATTGACTGTTTACACCTTTGTGGCTGCCCTCACACAGTTTGTCCCATTGTTTATCTTCTATTGTTGAATTAGTTTCCAAttcccatttttcttttatattgNNNNNNNNNNNNNNNNNNNNNNNNNNNNNNNNNNNNNNNNNNNNNNNNNNNNNNNNNNNNNNNNNNNNNNNNNNNNNNNNNNNNNNNNNNNNNNNNNNNNNNNNNNNNNNNNNNNNNNNNNNNNNNNNNNNNNNNNNNNNNNNNNNNNNNNNNNNNNNNNNNNNNNNNNNNNNNNNNNNNNNNNNNNNNNNNNNNNNNNNNNNNNNNNNNNNNNNNNNNNNNNNNNNNNNNNNNNNNNNNNNNNNNNNNNNNNNNNNNNNNNNNNNNNNNNNNNNNNNNNNNNNNNNNNNNNNNNNNNNNNNNNNNNNNNNNNNNNNNNNNNNNNNNNNNNNNNNNNNNNNNNNNNNNNNNNNNNNNNNNNNNNNNNNNNNNNNNNNNNNNNNNNNNNNNNNNNNNNNNNNNNNNNNNNNNNNNNNNNNNNNNNNNNNNNNNNNNNNNNNNNNNNNNNNNNNNNNNNNNNNNNNNNNNNNNNNNNNNNNNNNNNNNNNNNNNNNNNNNNNNNNNNNNNNNNNNNNNNNNNNNNNNNNNNNNNNNNNNNNNNNNNNNNNNNNNNNNNNNNNNNNNNNNNNNNNNNNNNNNNNNNNNNNNNNNNNNNNNNNNNNNNNNNNNNNNNNNNNNNNNNNNNNNNNNNNNNNNNNNNNNNNNNNNNNNNNNNNNNNNNNNNNNNNNNNNNNNNNNNNNNNNNNNNNNNNNNNNNNNNNNNNNNNNNNNNNNNNNNNNNNNNNNNNNNNNNNNNNNNNNNNNNNNNNNNNNNNNNNNNNNNNNNNNNNNNNNNNNNNNNNNNNNNNNNNNNNNNNNNNNNNNNNNNNNNNNNNNNNNNNNNNNNNNNNNNNNNNNNNNNNNNNNNNNNNNNNNNNNNNNNNNNNNNNNNNNNNNNNNNNNNNNNNNNNNNNNNNNNNNNNNNNNNNNNNNNNNNNNNNNNNNNNNNNNNNNNNNNNNNNNNNNNNNNNNNNNNNNNNNNNNNNNNNNNNNNNNNNNNNNNNNNNNNNNNNNNNNNNNNNNNNNNNNNNNNNNNNNNNNNNNNNNNNNNNNNNNNNNNNNNNNNNNNNNNNNNNNNNNNNNNNNNNNNNNNNNNNNNNNNNNNNNNNNNNNNNNNNNNNNNNNNNNNNNNNNNNNNNNNNNNNNNNNNNNNNNNNNNNNNNNNNNNNNNNNNNNNNNNNNNNNNNNNNNNNNNNNNNNNNNNNNNNNNNNNNNNNNNNNNNNNNNNNNNNNNNNNNNNNNNNNNNNNNNNNNNNNNNNNNNNNNNNNNNNNNNNNNNNNNNNNNNNNNNNNNNNNNNNNNNNNNNNNNNNNNNNNNNNNNNNNNNNNNNNNNNNNNNNNNNNNNNNNNNNNNNNNNNNNNNNNNNNNNNNNNNNNNNNNNNNNNNNNNNNNNNNNNNNNNNNNNNNNNNNNNNNNNNNNNNNNNNNNNNNNNNNNNNNNNNNNNNNNNNNNNNNNNNNNNNNNNNNNNNNNNNNNNNNNNNNNNNNNNNNNNNNNNNNNNNNNNNNNNNNNNNNNNNNNNNNNNNNNNNNNNNNNNNNNNNNNNNNNNNNNNNNNNNNNNNNNNNNNNNNNNNNNNNNNNNNNNNNNNNNNNNNNNNNNNNNNNNNNNNNNNNNNNNNNNNNNNNNNNNNNNNNNNNNNNNNNNNNNNNNNNNNNNNNNNNNNNNNNNNNNNNNNNNNNNNNNNNNNNNNNNNNNNNNNNNNNNNNNNNNNNNNNNNNNNNNNNNNNNNNNNNNNNNNNNNNNNNNNNNNNNNNNNNNNNNNNNNNNNNNNNNNNNNNNNNNNNNNNNNNNNNNNNNNNNNNNNNNNNNNNNNNNNNNNNNNNNNNNNNNNNNNNNNNNNNNNNNNNNNNNNNNNNNNNNNNNNNNNNNNNNNNNNNNNNNNNNNNNNNNNNNNNNNNNNNNNNNNNNNNNNNNNNNNNNNNNNNNNNNNNNNNNNNNNNNNNNNNNNNNNNNNNNNNNNNNNNNNNNNNNNNNNNNNNNNNNNNNNNNNNNNNNNNNNNNNNNNNNNNNNNNNNNNNNNNNNNNNNNNNNNNNNNNNNNNNNNNNNNNNNNNNNNNNNNNNNNNNNNNNNNNNNNNNNNNNNNNNNNNNNNNNNNNNNNNNNNNNNNNNNNNNNNNNNNNNNNNNNNNNNNNNNNNNN
Encoded here:
- the LOC118598447 gene encoding NLR family CARD domain-containing protein 3-like encodes the protein MGAVFLTGTYAGISSRDRWSEKPRRDLRATYVVLEGDLAPMVRAASVYSGVFTQIFREERGLYQDKVFCFIHLSVQEFLAALHVHLTFINSGLNLMEEEQQKKSWFSTFFENSPVQFYQSAVNMALQSPTGHLDLFLRFLLGLSLQTNQSLLRGLTTKTGSSSQTNQKTVQFIKKKISEDLSAEKSINLFHCLNELNDGSLVKGIQQFLSSGRLSTDKLSPAQWSALAFILLSSEDDLQEFDLKKYSASEEALLKMLSVIKASNKAL